The DNA segment ACCGGCTCGCCCCGTCGCCTGACGCGGCACGGTGGAGGCAACTCGTGCGCCGCGGTCTGGACGGCGATCCCGTCGCCCTGGCCGACGCCGTCCTCGTGGCCCGGCTTCGCCGGATTCCCGTCGAGGAGTTCGCCGCAACGGGCGGCCGGATTCCGCCGCCTCGAAAAGCTCGTCCAGGAGGATCACCCCGATGACGCTCCGCCTGTCCGCATTGATCGTCGCCGTCGCGCTTTCGGCCGGGGCTTCGGCGAGTTCTCCCGCAGCCACGCCCGCGTCCGAAGCCCGGATCCCGGCTCTTTCCCCGGACGAGCTCGACTCCGCCCTGAAGGCCGGGGTCCCGCTCATCGTCGAGTTCGGCGGAGAGACGTGCATCCCGTGCATGAAGATGCAGCCGGTCCTGCAGAGTCTCCAGGCGCGTCTCGGCAAACGCGCGCGCGTCTCCAACTTCTGGATCCAGCCGAACCCGGACGTCGCCCGGCGACACCAGATCATGGTGATACCGACGCAGATCATCTTCGACTCCAAGGGGCGCGAGATCTTCCGGCACATGGGCTACTTCGCGCAGCCCGATTTCGAGAAAGCCCTGAAGGAGAAGGGACTCCTCTGATGGAGAACCTGCTGGCCGGCCTCGCCGCGCAGGCTGCCGCCGCGCCGGCCCCGGTCATGCTCGCCCTCGTGTTTCTCGGGGGCGTGCTCTCGTCCGCGAGCCCCTGCGTCCTCGCGGCGGTCCCTCTCGTCGTCGCGACGGTCGGCGGCGCCGGAACGACCAAGGCGCGCGCCGCGGCGCTCACGGCAGCGTTCGCGACAGGTCTCGCGGTGTGCTTCACGGCGCTCGGTGCGGTGGCGGCTCTTTCGGGGCGCCTGCTCGGCGACGTCGGCGTGGTCTGGCCCCTGCTGCTGTCGGCCGTCCTCGCGGTCATGGGCCTTCACCTCGCGGGCGTCGTCCAGCTCCCGATGCCGCACGTCGACGCGTCCCGGCTCGGCAAGGCCGGGATCGCGGGCGCGTTCGGGCTCGGCGCCCTCACGGGAACGCTGTCGTCCCCGTGCGCGACGCCGATCCTCGTCGTCATCCTCTCCCTCGTCGCGTTCGAGCAGAAGGTTCTATGGGGAACGACGCTGCTCCTGGCGTATTCAGCCGGTCACGTGGTCCTGCTGCTCGCGGCGGGTGTCGCGACCGGGTTCGTGACGGCCTTCGTCGGGAGTCGCGCCGCCGTTTGGGCCGGGCGGCTGCAGCGGGCCTTCGGGTGGGTCCTCGTCATTCTCGGCGTCGGAGTGGGCGCCACGGCGCTTCGCCGCGTGCTCGCAGCCTGAGACTTCGGAGACAAGGAGAACGTCATGGAAAACATCGTGCGCAGGAAGATCGAGATCCTCGGCCCGGGGTGCGCCCGCTGCAAGGAGACGTACCGCGTCGTGCGGCAGGTGGTCGAGACGGATCAGCTGAACGTCGACGTCGAGAAGGTCGAGTCGATCGAGCGGATGGTCGAGCTGGGGCTCATGGCGACACCAGGGGTCGTGATCGACGGTAAGGTCGTCGTGTACGGCCGCATTCCGAAGGTCGACGAGATCCGCAAGCTCCTCGCGGACGCCTGACGCTTTTGGCCGCGCCTACCGAACCGGGAAGTTGTTCCTCGTCGTGCGCGCGGATGGCGCGGCGGCCACGGCGGGTTCGAGCCAGTCGCGATTGGCGAACAGCTCGTCCGGGATGAGCACGTCGAAGTGGTTGAAGAGCGCGGTGACGAAGTGCGAGGAGGCTTCGTCGAGCGCGACGGGGCGCTCGAGCACGAGCGCGCGCTGGCGGGAATGGTGAAAGCCCGGAATCTTGTGAGCGACGAGCCTGCCGGCCGCGAGGTGATCCCGCAGCACGTCCCGCGAGAGGAACGAGATCCCCTCGCCGTCCAGGATCGCCTGGATGATCAGGTGCAGGTCGTCGTGGACGATGACCTGCCGGAACTCTCTGAGGTCGTGCCCGACCGCGTGCAGGTTGCTCTCGAGCAGCATCCTCGAGCAGCAGCCCTCGCGGCGGACGAAGAACGGTACGTCCAGGAGCGCCTCGATCGGCGTGTCGTGCGGCGGGAGGTCGAGGGCCGGAGCGCTGGCGAAGACCACCTCGTCCCCGGGCAAGGGAAACGAGGCGAGAGGGGAAAGGTCGAAGGCCTCGCAGAGCTCCATGACGGCGAGGTCGAACGAGCGGGCCGTGATGCCCTGCAGGATCTGCTCGGGGCTGTTGAAGACGAACTTGAGGTCCGCCGAGTCCGGGCAGGCCAGCATGAAGTCCTTGAGGACGCTCGGGAGGTGCGCGATCCCGAAGGACGGCGTGCAGGAGAACGCGATCTTGGACTTACCGCCGAGGACGCGGAGCCCGGACATCAGGTTCTGCTCGACGCCGAGAAGGGTCTGGGCAGCCTCGAAGACGAGCTTGCCGGCCGGAGTGGGCCGGAGCGCCCGGCCGGACCGGTCGATGAGCTCGCAGCCGTACTGCTCCTCGAGCATCTTGATGCGGCGTGACACTCCGGGCTGGGTCAGGTTCAGGTTTTCAGCAGCTCGCGAAAACGTTCCGGCCTTGACGACCTCGACGAACGTCTTCAGGTAGGACGACTCCACCGGCATCACCTCGGGCGGGCTCCATGACGAGTCGTTATGGGGCCCATGCGGCCTCCGCAGTGTACCTGAGACGGGCGAGGCCCTAGGTTGTGGTTGTCACCCTCGGGTCGACGTTTACCAGCTTTAAACCTTCAGGAGGTTGCATGAAATTCACAAGGGTCCGGGCACGTGCCGTGCTCGCCACGGCTGCAATTGCGGCCGCATTCGCCGTCGCGCTGCCGGCCGTCGCCGTCGACCCGACCTTCGACATCTCGG comes from the Acidobacteriota bacterium genome and includes:
- a CDS encoding thioredoxin family protein, with translation MTLRLSALIVAVALSAGASASSPAATPASEARIPALSPDELDSALKAGVPLIVEFGGETCIPCMKMQPVLQSLQARLGKRARVSNFWIQPNPDVARRHQIMVIPTQIIFDSKGREIFRHMGYFAQPDFEKALKEKGLL
- a CDS encoding TM0996/MTH895 family glutaredoxin-like protein, encoding MENIVRRKIEILGPGCARCKETYRVVRQVVETDQLNVDVEKVESIERMVELGLMATPGVVIDGKVVVYGRIPKVDEIRKLLADA
- a CDS encoding cytochrome c biogenesis protein CcdA, translated to MENLLAGLAAQAAAAPAPVMLALVFLGGVLSSASPCVLAAVPLVVATVGGAGTTKARAAALTAAFATGLAVCFTALGAVAALSGRLLGDVGVVWPLLLSAVLAVMGLHLAGVVQLPMPHVDASRLGKAGIAGAFGLGALTGTLSSPCATPILVVILSLVAFEQKVLWGTTLLLAYSAGHVVLLLAAGVATGFVTAFVGSRAAVWAGRLQRAFGWVLVILGVGVGATALRRVLAA
- a CDS encoding LysR family transcriptional regulator, producing the protein MESSYLKTFVEVVKAGTFSRAAENLNLTQPGVSRRIKMLEEQYGCELIDRSGRALRPTPAGKLVFEAAQTLLGVEQNLMSGLRVLGGKSKIAFSCTPSFGIAHLPSVLKDFMLACPDSADLKFVFNSPEQILQGITARSFDLAVMELCEAFDLSPLASFPLPGDEVVFASAPALDLPPHDTPIEALLDVPFFVRREGCCSRMLLESNLHAVGHDLREFRQVIVHDDLHLIIQAILDGEGISFLSRDVLRDHLAAGRLVAHKIPGFHHSRQRALVLERPVALDEASSHFVTALFNHFDVLIPDELFANRDWLEPAVAAAPSARTTRNNFPVR